Genomic segment of Dermacentor albipictus isolate Rhodes 1998 colony chromosome 5, USDA_Dalb.pri_finalv2, whole genome shotgun sequence:
TATGGCATAATGATATATATTTGGTACATACACGTCGCTTGGCTGTAGTGAGCGTTCTCAGTTTTGGCATGTGGCATGACCGCCAGGGGAAGTAGGCAGAATCCGAAAATTTTTTACTTATAGTGGAGGGCTGAGAGCATCAATTGCTTGAAAATGGaaatatttttttcctcttttcctcCTAATAATGCATCAACAGTGTGCACAGATCGTATAAGATCTAAACATTTGGTAGCTTTCATAACGcctcgtgacagacaggcgaagtgagcgtGGCGCGAGAACTTTTTGACAAATCGTGGACTCCTACCGACAGAAAAGAAATAGGACTAGATATAATCGCTTCAGGCTATAGCACCTCCGGCCAGTTAGGGCAGGTTCTAGTGTTGTCAGTTGAGGATTCGTACCCTGAGCTTAAAGCAGTTGTCGAAGACAACAAAGCCCGAAGCCACGAAAAACAAACATCATCCAAGGAGGAAATGTTACAAAGCACTATTTCTGTCTCACGGTGATACGGAACTTTTGTTAATGAGCGTACGATCGTGTCGTGCACTCTTCAAAAATTGTACGCCCTTTGGATCGCGTCATGCCaggcaacaataatcgtcatcggtcttgcttgcgtttcttttcttgaaaacgctgcgctcaccACTTTCTTgacgagaatgctctgtcatgctgataacgcgcatgccgttcctgAATCGGAAGTACCGGCCtcgtagcgttaaagaaatgcAGAAAAGACAGATGACGGtcattgtgtggcaagatacgacccaaaggctGTAAACTTTTCTTACAGCGTAAGAGTGCCACTCACACTGTTAGGTCTTTCCATATTTCCAGCGCGCTATATTGCGCTACCTGCTGCTGTAACTCTTCCTGATGTTCCGACTGATATTTCTACTTTTGTCCTTAATCAGCGTGAAGGACAACGATGTAATCAATTCTTTGTCAATTAATGCGGGAGCCCAATTAGTGCATTTTTGACCCTTGGTTTAGCCGTTTCATTTCCCAAGCATACACAACATATCCGTGCAGTACACCGGTGGATCTTAGGCTGGTTTCAACTTTATTCGCAGACGCCGAACGCGTGGCCCTTCGACAAGCATATCGGCTTTTGCGGGGCCTGGGCTTCGAGCCCTATGGAATCCGACCTGGATCCGCAGCAGCTCGGTTCCACCGGCGCTGGCCGGAACGAGTCGTTCGGGGCAGCATCTTCGCGACGATGACGCGATGGGGCCGAACCGGCATACCATACTGGACGAAAATGGCAATAATTGTCATGGCCTCGGAAATGGCTGAGATGTTATTCAAGATTGCCGTGATCAACCTGGATGCCGCTGTTGACCGCTGACCATGTTCGATAACATTACACAATCAGTATGTTTTCTTTCAAACCTAATAACTTATAGTCGTTTCGTATCTGTAATAAAGCTGTAAATTGGAAGAACATTACTTTCGTGGTTGAATCCCAGCGAAGCTGACCCATGGGAGACAATGTCTTTTGAAATTGGTGACAGACCAAGACAGTGCAGCTGTCACTTCCATCCCCGGCCATCACCTTTTCtcacattatgcaaaatagaagtgaggcgtgcagacaggacacaattAGAGTAgggaagtagacaacacgaacgcgagctatcaactgaagggagcactgaggcgaaaaaagaacgaagacacaaaactcatctgcgcatgctcaggaatggtaacaccacgtgtcaatcgggtacacgtgccggtctacgtgagagataactgttaaggcacttaatctcttccttatgtaaagtaatcgaaggctgactcacgcacgcacttccaccattatagatatgccatgccttgcagccagtaaaactcaagccttcggtagttaagcaacgtgcggttgacctcttgtcaagacataatattgataggcttgtctgtaatatcaagaaagctaaatccctcaccttagaactgtttttctcggccaagacccataaacaagaaattccttttcgtgctatagtgtcaaagaaagggacgtggcaggtctgtgtcgctagttacctacagaactgcctagcttcactagttttttcagacgccttttgcctacgta
This window contains:
- the LOC135906326 gene encoding uncharacterized protein isoform X1 — translated: MEDTWILEILLIVIRTYAERVALRQAYRLLRGLGFEPYGIRPGSAAARFHRRWPERVVRGSIFATMTRWGRTGIPYWTKMAIIVMASEMAEMLFKIAVINLDAAVDR